Part of the Haloarcula laminariae genome is shown below.
CCCGTCCGGATACTGCGACGAACTCGACAGCAGGAGCAACCGCGGGGTCTCGATGCCGCCACAGGCGACGACGAACTGGTCGGCCTCCTGTCGATGCGTGCTACCGTCCGGCGTCGCGTACAGGACCGAATCGACGCTGTCGCCGCTGGCGTCGTGTTCGAGGCGCAGCACCTGTGCCCGGTCGACGATTCGGGCACCGTGGTTCTCGGCCCTCCGGACGTGGACCTCGGCGCTGTATCTGGCGCCCGACGGACAGGCGTTACAGACGCCGTACCCGACGCACTCGGAGCGGCCGTCGTACGCTTCGGCGTTTATCGCTTTGGGCTGTGTCGCCATCGAGATGCCGAGGGCGGCGCAGGCCTCGGCGAACAGCGAGTCGCTGTAGGAGCGCGGAAACCCCTCCTGTGGGTACGGGTCCGTCCGTGGCGGCCCGTGGGGGTTGTCGTCGACGCCCGAGACGCCCATCTCGCGCTCGGCCTGTGCGTAGTACGGGCGGAGGTCGTCGTACTCGATGGGCCAGTCGCGCCCGCGACCGTACCGGGACCGCATCTCGAAGTCCTTCGGATGGAGTCGCGGCGTGTTCCCGTCCCAGTGAACCGAGGTCCCCCCAACCGCCTTCAGGCGGGTCTCGTTGAGGCGCGCGTAGATGTCGCCGGTCGACGTGAACGCGTCCCGCTCGTCGTCTCGCCAGAAGGCGTCGCGGTCGAAGCCCGGCCGCAGCCACATCTCCATCCGCCGGCGGTGGTCCGCCGGCTCCAGGCGCTCTCCGGCCTCCAGAACGGTGACGTCGTGGCCGCGCCGCGCCAGCGAGTAGGCGGTGATGGCACCTGCCGGACCCGACCCCACGATACAGACCTCCGTATCCGACGGCGTGCGGTCGATGCCGTCCGTCATTCGTCCTCCGGTGCTCGGCGATACGCCTCCAGGCCGCCCGGGTGCCCCGGCGGGTTCTCGATTCCGGTCAACGGTCGACTTCGCGGCGAGGTAAAGAGCGCGTACAGCAGGTCGTTCACCAGGTAGAACCGGACCCGCTCGGCGGTAGTGCCGTCCGGCATCGGATGGACCGCCGTCACGCCCATCGACGTGAGGACCCGCCGGCGCGTGGCCGGCGACAGCTTGGTCACCGACCCGCCGAACCTCGCTCTGGCGTGACTATCGACGGCCTCGATGCTGTCGACGAGCGCCTCGAAGTGGCCGGAGGCAGGTTCCACTCGGCGGAAGACGGCGTTCTCCACGAACGACTCCTCGACCGCCACCGACGTCGGATAGATTGCGGCGGCGACCGCGGTCGCGGTCTCGACGTGCACGCGGGACGCAGGGTGGCCCTCGGTCAGTGTGTCCGTTCCCGACGACCGTCCGCCGTACCCGTAGGCACCGGCACCGACGGCGGCACCACTCAGCGCCGCGAGCATCTGCCGTCGTGTCGGTTCCGACATCGCGGCCCGTTCCTCGCCGGGTCGCTCAGTCATCGGTCGGCCTCCGGTCGAGCGTGTCGGTGCCACGGTTCGGGCGTCGGCGTCTCCGGACCAGCCAGCGGAGGCTCAGTAGCACACAGCCGACCAGAAGCGCTGACAGCCGGACGACCAGGTCGCCGTACCGGTATACCCAGACGAGCACGGACGCCCCGGCGGTGGCGAAGGCCGTCCCCGTCCCGAAGAGCGTGCCGGCGTAGTTCCGTAACTGGGTCTCGCTGTCGAACAGCGCCAGGTCGTGCGCGAAGGCATCGAGCCCCATCGCGCCGACCAGCCAGAGGACGCCGATTGCGAGCAGTCCGAGCAGCGCGGCCCCGCGTCGGCGGTCGAACCGGCGCGTCCGCGTGGTCCCGCTGTCGGGATCTGCCAGCCCCGGGTCACGACCGGCGTCCGCCTCGAAGAGGGACGGAACGGTCTCGCGGAACCGACCCCCGGCGAGCGCGCCGACCACGGCGACGACGAGGACCCCGGGGAGGAAATCCATGCCGCTGGCGTAGAACCGCTCGCCGCCGAGGACCATCGCGAACCACGCCGCCGCTGCCGTCGCGTACACGCCAGCGACGGCACACGCGAGGAGCCTGGACCCTGCTCCCCACGCTGGCGCATCCGGGGAGTCGTCGGAGTCGAGCCAGGCGACCACTCCGGCGAAGGCGAGCAGCCAGACGGCGAGTTCGGCCGTCCACGGGCCGACCGCGCCCCGGAACAGGTCGTGGATGACCACGCCCGCGGCCCCGCCCAGCGTGACCGAGGGGCCGACGACGAACGCCGCCGCCACGAGCAGTGCACCCGAATAGACGGCCGGTACTGTCGCTGTCGTCGAGCCGAGCAGAAGCACGAAACCGGCGCCAGCCCCGACTGTGACCTGGCCCGACGAGACAACTCTACTACTGACGTGAAAGGGCACGACCATCTCTCCTCCGTGAACTCTGGGCAGTTAGAGTTAGTAAGCAGCCATCTAAACAAACCCCGTTCGAGGATACGGGCCGTTGAACGATACGGCAGTCGGTAAAATCCAGATAAAGCGGTGGGAGATGGAGTTAGTCACCGCCTTCGGCGCCAGGGGAGACGACCGCTGAATTCGGGGTTCGACTGTGGGGCACTACTGGCTCGCGGTTGCACCGCTCGCTTTCGAGGCGCATCGTGCTCGCTCCCACCGCTGTGCCTTTTCGAGGCCCTCTCCGGTTACCGCGTCGCTTTTCGAGGTCACCCGCAGGCTCGTGACCTCGCTACTGCTCCACGGCTCCCTGCGGTCGCCGTCGTCGGGCGGCAAAGCCGCCCGACTGCCTGCGGGACCACCGGTCCCGCTCCGTTTCGCTTCGAGACCCCTCGCTTCGCTCGGGCTCTCGCTACTTCCCCCAGAAGGGGTCCCGATTCCGGTGCTTTTCGAGA
Proteins encoded:
- a CDS encoding GMC family oxidoreductase; its protein translation is MTDGIDRTPSDTEVCIVGSGPAGAITAYSLARRGHDVTVLEAGERLEPADHRRRMEMWLRPGFDRDAFWRDDERDAFTSTGDIYARLNETRLKAVGGTSVHWDGNTPRLHPKDFEMRSRYGRGRDWPIEYDDLRPYYAQAEREMGVSGVDDNPHGPPRTDPYPQEGFPRSYSDSLFAEACAALGISMATQPKAINAEAYDGRSECVGYGVCNACPSGARYSAEVHVRRAENHGARIVDRAQVLRLEHDASGDSVDSVLYATPDGSTHRQEADQFVVACGGIETPRLLLLSSSSQYPDGLANSSGAVGRYLMDHPNVTTNAALEEQTQQNNVGWVSSRSDQFYDPGAAGPGSFHLTFDNSARAASGGAQVRQPASTRLLGAITAPTPAGLADVATDPLNETSLGDGLEPPTTDGPPYPLSIRGAGEMLPRAENRVTLDRSTTDNHGRPVPSIELSDGEYAQRTMEHCLEIQADIMAELGAEITDVSTLSDRQMSTHHMGTTRMGTDPAESVVDAQCRTHDLENLWVASSSVFPTGGANNPTLTIAALALKTADHIDETLSSA
- a CDS encoding gluconate 2-dehydrogenase subunit 3 family protein: MTERPGEERAAMSEPTRRQMLAALSGAAVGAGAYGYGGRSSGTDTLTEGHPASRVHVETATAVAAAIYPTSVAVEESFVENAVFRRVEPASGHFEALVDSIEAVDSHARARFGGSVTKLSPATRRRVLTSMGVTAVHPMPDGTTAERVRFYLVNDLLYALFTSPRSRPLTGIENPPGHPGGLEAYRRAPEDE